A window from Drosophila subobscura isolate 14011-0131.10 chromosome O, UCBerk_Dsub_1.0, whole genome shotgun sequence encodes these proteins:
- the LOC117897913 gene encoding bumetanide-sensitive sodium-(potassium)-chloride cotransporter, whose amino-acid sequence MADRFQISKVNGTANAGYDGETAPAPGDQTDAGLQDNHLQAKVAGENGDNRRSSRLSFRGFGHFLRKSDAERKFSLAQLTKETLPRLDNYRISMRNLKRPSIGELQGELQDQSITIPEPEPEQVGGHIKLGWIVGVLIPCLLNIWGVMLFLRLSWVVAESGILQTLIIITISAVVCVITTLSLSAISTNGEVKGGGVYFIISRSLGPEFGASVGVVFAFANAVSASMNTIGFCESLNVLLKNNGLKIVDNGINDIRIVGAVTILVLILICCVGMEWETKAQNFLIVTIVLAIFNFVIGAAIGPQGNEDLISKGFVGFSWSTFKENFGSEYRYAEGVNHNFFSVFAIFFPSVTGIQAGANICGDLKEAGAAIPKGTFWALLISMTSYALFVLFAGGAAVRDASGFPGDLVNGSVISSELPCMATGNCTWGLFNSYEMMQTMSLWGPLIYAGCFAATLSTALTNLLSVPRLVQALGIDEIYPGLIFFSKPYGKHGEPYRGYVLTFFISAGFLLIGELNLIAPLISTFYLASYALINFCTFHAAFVKPLGWRPTFKYYNAWISLFGFAMCVVIMFLINYVAAIITFGIIFALYLVVMYRKPEANWGSTTQAQQYKAALMAVHRLQNVSDHVKNYHPQVLVLSGDPKTRPPLVDFGYLLTKNNSLMFVANIIPVRVGYKNRQNLVKDGQKYLDARKIKAFYNVIDGFSLEDGINALTKSTGFGKMSPNIVLVGYKPDWNRCRKEEVESYFAILYNAFSQRMGVALLRLPNGLDFSELSSEVNLPPNGMGHMHTANAQGFTNELMPAANAASELLHIDSNLNLAGMDSPNTSYTMPQPPPMPNMQRSSRSYKVNNQDDAAVTYHTKGGSDIPQNLLDAMTIFTRKQAKGTIDVFWLYDDGGLTILLPYIISMRSHWQNCKLRVFTMCHGKDEEQEEKSMASLLTKFRIKFSELIMLKGVSEQPRTETVLKHQRLIEPFRRGARNEYGITDEELQSMSEKTNRQLRIHELVVKHSSNASLVVMSLPMPRKEAISAPLYMSWLEMLTSDMKCPVALARGNQTPVLTLYS is encoded by the exons ATGGCCGATCGTTTTCAGATCTCAAAGGTAAACGGCACTGCCAATGCCGGCTATGATGGAGAGACTGCACCAGCTCCTGGCGATCAAACGGACGCTGGTCTTCAAGATAATCATCTACAGGCCAAGGTCGCAGGAGAGAACGGGGACAACCGTCGCAGTTCCCGGCTATCCTTCAGAGGATTTGGGCACTTCTTGAGGAAGTCCGACGCGGAGAGAAAGTTCAGTCTGGCACAGCTTACAAA GGAGACACTGCCGCGTCTGGACAATTATCGCATTTCTATGCGCAATCTGAAGCGTCCTTCCATCGGAGAACTTCAGGGAGAACTGCAAGACCAG AGCATTACCATACCCGAACCGGAACCGGAACAGGTTGGCGGTCACATCAAGCTCGGCTGGATCGTGGGCGTACTCATACCATGTCTGCTGAACATCTGGGGCGTGATGCTCTTCCTGCGCCTCAGTTGGGTGGTGGCCGAGTCTGGCATCTTGCAGACATTGATTATAATTACGATCTCGGCGGTGGTCTGCGTTATAACGACCCTCTCACTGTCGGCCATTAGCACCAACGGCGAGGTCAAGGGTGGTGGCGTCTACTTCATTATATCCCGCTCCCTCGGACCCGAGTTTGGCGCATCCGTGGGCGTGGTGTTTGCATTCGCCAATGCCGTCTCGGCCTCCATGAACACCATTGGTTTCTGCGAATCGCTGAATGTTCTATTGa AGAACAACGGTCTGAAGATCGTCGACAATGGCATCAATGATATACGAATTGTCGGAGCCGTCACCATTCTGGTGCTCATTCTGATCTGCTGCGTGGGCATGGAATGGGAGACAAAGGCCCAAAACTTCCTAATCGTCACGATTGTCTTggccattttcaattttgtgaTTGGTGCCGCCATCGGTCCACAGGGCAATGAGGATCTGATATCCAAGGGTTTTGTAGGATTTTCCT GGTCCACCTTCAAGGAGAACTTTGGATCGGAATATCGCTATGCGGAGGGCGTGAATCACAACTTCTTCAGCGTGTTTGCCATCTTCTTTCCCAGCGTGACGGGCATCCAGGCGGGAGCTAATATTTGCGGAGATCTAAAGGAAGCTGGCGCGGCCATACCCAAGGGCACCTTCTGGGCACTGCTCATCTCGATGACGTCTTATGCCCTCTTCGTGCTCTTCgccggtggtgctgctgtgcgAGATGCCTCTGGATTTCCCGGTGACCTGGTCAACGGCAGCGTCATTTCCTCGGAGCTACCGTGCATGGCCACTGGCAACTGCACCTGGGGTCTCTTCAACTCATACGAAATGATGCAGACAATGTCCCTGTGGGGTCCCCTGATCTATGCCGGATGCTTTGCGGCCACTCTCAGCACAGCGCTGACCAATCTGCTGTCTGTGCCCCGCTTGGTGCAGGCCCTGGGCATTGATGAGATCTATCCGGGACTGATCTTCTTCTCCAAGCCATACGGCAAGCATGGCGAGCCCTATCGCGGCTATGTGCTGACATTCTTCATCTCCGCTGGCTTCCTGCTGATCGGAGAGCTCAATCTGATTGCGCCGCTCATCTCCACCTTCTACCTGGCCTCCTATGCCCTGATCAACTTCTGCACATTCCATGCGGCCTTCGTCAAGCCCCTGGGCTGGCGGCCCACTTTCAAGTACTACAACGCGTGGATCAGTCTCTTCGGTTTTGCAATGTGTGTGGTCATTATGTTCCTCATCAACTATGTGGCTGCCATCATCACTTTTGGCATCATCTTTGCTCTCTATCTGGTGGTGATGTACCGCAAGCCGGAGGCCAATTGGGGTTCCACCACGCAGGCGCAGCAGTACAAGGCCGCCCTCATGGCCGTGCATCGTCTGCAGAATGTCTCCGATCATGTGAAGAACTATCATCCCCAGGTCCTGGTGTTGTCGGGAGATCCCAAGACTAGGCCGCCCCTAGTGGACTTTGGCTATCTGCTGACCAAGAACAACTCTCTGATGTTTGTGGCCAATATCATTCCGGTGCGAGTGGGCTACAAGAATCGCCAGAATCTGGTGAAGGATGGCCAAAAGTATTTGGATGCGCGCAAGATCAAGGCCTTCTACAATGTCATTGATGGCTTTAGCCTCGAGGATGGCATCAATGCGCTGACCAAGTCCACAGGCTTTGGCAAGATGTCGCCCAATATTGTGCTGGTGGGCTACAAGCCCGATTGGAATCGCTGTCGCAAGGAGGAGGTCGAGAGCTACTTTGCCATTCTATA CAATGCTTTCTCGCAGCGAATGGGCGTGGCTCTGCTCCGACTGCCCAACGGTTTGGATTTCTCGGAGCTGAGTTCGGAGGTTAATCTGCCGCCGAATGGCATGGGACATATGCACACGGCTAATGCTCAGGGCTTCACCAACGAACTGATGCCCGCGGCCAATGCCGCCTCTGAGCTGCTGCACATTGACTCCAATCTGAATCTGGCCGGCATGGACAGCCCCAACACCTCGTACACGATGCCTCAGCCGCCACCCATGCCCAATATGCAGCGCAGCTCCCGCAGCTACAAGGTGAACAACCAGGACGATGCGGCCGTGACGTATCACACCAAGGGAGGTTCGGACATTCCACAGAACCTGCTGGATGCGATGACCATCTTCACGCGCAAGCAGGCCAAGGGCACCATCGATGTCTTCTGGCTCTACGATGATGGAG GTCTCACCATTCTGCTGCCGTACATCATCTCCATGCGCTCCCACTGGCAGAACTGCAAGCTGAGGGTATTTACCATGTGCCATGGCAAGGAcgaagagcaggaggagaagag CATGGCCAGCCTGTTGACCAAGTTCCGCATCAAGTTCTCAGAGCTGATCATGCTGAAGGGCGTGTCCGAGCAGCCGCGCACGGAAACAGTGCTCAAGCATCAGCGCCTCATCGAGCCCTTCCGTAGGGGTGCACGCAACGAGTACGGCATCACGGATGAGGAGCTTCAGAGTATGTCCGAGAAGACCAATCGTCAGCTGCGCATCCATGAGCTGGTTGTCAAGCATTCGTCGAATGCCTCCCTGGTGGTCATGTCCCTGCCTATGCCCCGAAAG GAGGCAATCTCTGCGCCGCTGTACATGTCGTGGCTGGAGATGCTCACCTCGGATATGAAATGTCCAGTGGCTCTGGCCCGTGGCAATCAGACACCAGTGCTGACGCTCTACTCCTAG